In one window of Paraflavitalea soli DNA:
- a CDS encoding enoyl-CoA hydratase/isomerase family protein, whose translation MYETLLVEVEQHICIITINRPDKLNAINKTVMEELSKAIDEVYNNTNIKSAIITGSGGKAFVAGADITEFQGLSKEQGMALAKKGHDIFFKIENAPKPIVAAVNGFALGGGCELALSCHFMIASDNAKFGQPEVNLGLIPGYGGTQRLVQVAGKGRAMELLMSGKMITAKEAQSYGLVNEVVTPEALLPKVKEILQTIQSKAPIAIANIIECINNFDHTQKGYDLEVQKFGECFATEDMQEGAAAFLEKRKPVFKGK comes from the coding sequence ATGTACGAAACTTTGCTTGTAGAAGTAGAACAGCATATTTGTATTATTACCATCAACCGGCCCGATAAATTGAATGCCATCAACAAAACAGTGATGGAAGAGCTTAGCAAGGCGATTGATGAAGTATACAACAATACAAACATTAAATCGGCTATTATTACCGGTTCGGGCGGCAAGGCATTTGTAGCAGGCGCCGACATCACGGAATTCCAGGGCCTGAGCAAAGAGCAGGGAATGGCGCTGGCCAAGAAAGGACATGATATTTTCTTCAAGATAGAAAATGCACCCAAGCCCATCGTAGCAGCGGTAAATGGCTTTGCACTGGGAGGTGGATGTGAATTAGCACTATCCTGCCATTTTATGATCGCCTCCGACAATGCCAAATTTGGTCAACCCGAAGTAAACCTTGGGTTGATACCCGGGTATGGCGGTACGCAAAGACTGGTGCAGGTAGCAGGCAAAGGCCGGGCCATGGAGTTACTAATGAGCGGCAAGATGATCACCGCCAAAGAAGCACAGAGCTATGGCCTGGTGAATGAAGTAGTAACACCCGAAGCGCTGCTGCCCAAAGTAAAAGAGATTCTGCAAACCATTCAATCCAAGGCGCCTATCGCCATCGCCAATATCATTGAGTGCATTAACAACTTCGATCACACCCAAAAAGGATACGACCTGGAAGTGCAAAAATTCGGAGAATGCTTCGCGACTGAAGATATGCAAGAGGGTGCTGCTGCATTCCTCGAGAAAAGAAAACCAGTGTTTAAAGGCAAGTAG